A window of the Aquimarina spinulae genome harbors these coding sequences:
- a CDS encoding TonB-dependent receptor domain-containing protein has product MIRLLCVCIFLCSISVSSQEEAKVVTINNKPLPEVIPIIEAFYSLKFSYIDTFIKDKNISITLNPQLSLEDLIKKLQQQTKLQFKITGENFVTISVLNKRDIISVCGYILDKEQKPLKDIGVFFKANRTNVTTDNTGYFKSNQVPYNSVILISAPGFRQRVLNSKSFLTDECIKIYLTNAHEEILDEVFIQEYLAKGITQNKEIIHIDLNNVEILPGRTEPDILQTIQLTPGVNNPFETASGLFVRGSSPNQNLVLWNGIKTYHQGHLFGMLSAFNPYVAKEVNFSKSGVSAKYGDRIAGVVDIKSENQIAERFSGGAGFNMINADIVAHIPIIRDKISLQVSGRRSYTDVLETFTYKQLSDRVFQNTKIAETVTLNNENNDFFYIDYNANLILQPSDNDKIEINTIYSKNDLDFRRSDAIESFNDDLTTENEGYNFKWSHTYSKTFNTKVSGYYTKYLLNYQFITRNLGAITEIESKKNTVGDYGAELGLNYELSKYQNISGGYQLSNNTIRYAFVTATPSYELILDEDDRFLNTHAAYAEYTFDNPKNFYVSAGLRFNFYAELDKTYIEPRVFAQKYITENWEINTSLEYRSQSTSQIQESVVSDLSLENQVWTLANNEQFPVISSYQFTLGSSFRKNKWYLDIDGYYKQIEDITTLTAGFINPIDNVHHVGESRIFGIDLFLKKRFKNYKTWVSYSYINTRNTFEDINNNESFPGNWNIEHTVKWSQFYKINNFQFSLGWIWHTGKAYTNVSGVDESGEIVILEFDEINSNNLPEYHRLDFSAIYNFKIGYNPNIKYRIGLSVLNLYNKKNLLNREFRTTNSLNNQLINSDILSLGITPNISFRIFW; this is encoded by the coding sequence ATGATAAGACTTCTATGTGTATGTATTTTCTTATGTAGCATATCTGTTTCTTCCCAGGAAGAAGCAAAAGTTGTTACTATCAATAATAAACCACTCCCCGAAGTAATCCCTATAATTGAAGCATTTTATAGTCTTAAGTTTTCTTACATCGATACTTTTATAAAGGATAAAAATATTTCTATAACTCTAAATCCTCAACTCTCTCTAGAAGATTTAATAAAAAAACTACAACAACAAACGAAACTACAGTTTAAAATCACTGGTGAAAACTTCGTTACCATTAGTGTTTTAAATAAAAGAGATATTATTTCTGTTTGTGGATATATTTTAGATAAAGAGCAAAAGCCTCTTAAGGATATAGGAGTTTTTTTTAAAGCTAATCGCACTAATGTAACTACCGATAACACGGGTTATTTTAAAAGTAATCAGGTACCATACAACTCGGTTATTTTAATTAGCGCTCCGGGATTTCGCCAAAGGGTTTTGAATTCTAAATCGTTTTTAACCGACGAGTGTATTAAAATATATCTTACCAATGCGCATGAAGAAATTTTGGACGAAGTTTTTATTCAGGAGTATTTAGCCAAAGGAATTACCCAAAACAAAGAAATAATTCATATTGATTTAAATAATGTAGAAATTCTTCCTGGGCGTACAGAGCCAGATATATTACAAACTATACAACTCACTCCTGGTGTTAACAATCCTTTTGAGACTGCTTCTGGGTTATTTGTAAGAGGAAGTTCTCCTAATCAAAACCTGGTACTATGGAATGGTATAAAAACCTACCATCAGGGACATTTATTTGGTATGCTATCTGCATTTAACCCATATGTAGCTAAAGAGGTGAATTTTTCTAAAAGTGGAGTTAGTGCCAAGTATGGGGATAGAATTGCAGGAGTTGTAGATATTAAATCCGAAAACCAAATTGCAGAACGTTTTTCTGGTGGAGCCGGATTTAATATGATCAATGCAGATATAGTAGCGCATATTCCTATCATACGAGACAAAATATCACTTCAGGTATCAGGAAGAAGATCATATACCGATGTTTTAGAAACATTTACCTATAAACAACTCTCTGATCGCGTTTTTCAGAATACTAAAATTGCCGAAACCGTTACCCTTAATAATGAAAATAACGATTTTTTCTATATAGATTATAATGCGAATTTAATTCTACAGCCTTCAGATAATGACAAAATTGAAATTAACACGATTTATAGTAAAAATGACTTAGATTTTAGAAGAAGTGATGCTATCGAGTCCTTTAATGATGACCTTACTACAGAAAATGAAGGGTATAATTTTAAATGGAGTCACACATACAGTAAAACTTTTAATACCAAAGTAAGTGGGTATTATACCAAATACCTTTTAAATTATCAGTTCATCACCAGAAATCTAGGAGCAATAACCGAAATCGAAAGTAAAAAAAATACTGTTGGGGATTATGGGGCAGAACTTGGGTTAAATTATGAACTATCAAAATATCAAAACATTTCTGGAGGTTATCAATTATCCAACAATACGATTAGATATGCCTTTGTTACTGCAACCCCAAGTTATGAGTTAATTCTGGATGAAGATGATCGTTTTTTAAATACACATGCAGCATATGCAGAATACACATTCGATAATCCAAAAAACTTTTATGTTTCTGCTGGATTACGTTTCAATTTTTATGCAGAGCTCGACAAAACGTATATCGAACCTCGGGTGTTTGCTCAAAAATATATTACCGAAAACTGGGAAATCAATACTAGTCTAGAATACAGAAGTCAATCAACCAGTCAGATACAAGAATCTGTCGTGAGTGACTTATCTCTTGAAAATCAAGTTTGGACATTGGCAAACAATGAGCAATTTCCCGTGATTAGCAGTTATCAGTTTACATTGGGAAGCAGTTTTAGAAAAAACAAATGGTACCTGGATATCGATGGGTATTATAAACAAATCGAAGATATCACTACATTAACCGCAGGTTTTATTAACCCCATAGACAATGTTCACCATGTAGGAGAAAGTAGAATTTTTGGGATCGATCTTTTTCTAAAAAAAAGGTTTAAAAACTACAAAACCTGGGTTAGTTATTCTTATATCAATACCCGTAATACATTTGAAGACATTAATAACAATGAATCTTTTCCTGGTAATTGGAATATTGAACATACCGTAAAATGGTCTCAATTTTATAAAATTAATAATTTTCAGTTCTCTCTGGGGTGGATTTGGCATACAGGTAAAGCCTATACTAATGTATCTGGAGTAGATGAAAGTGGTGAAATCGTAATCTTAGAATTTGATGAGATTAATAGTAATAATCTTCCAGAATATCACAGGTTAGATTTCTCTGCTATTTATAATTTTAAAATAGGATATAATCCCAATATAAAATACAGAATTGGACTTTCTGTTTTAAATTTATACAATAAAAAGAATTTACTAAATCGAGAGTTTAGAACAACAAATTCTCTTAATAACCAGTTGATCAATTCTGATATATTATCACTAGGGATTACTCCTAATATTAGCTTTAGAATTTTTTGGTAA
- a CDS encoding FecR family protein has product MLDDKKDDIFLSRWISGELSEEELREFKSHPEYEYYVKIMAGADALNLKDYDVEKELSALKSKSSYTAKEKSNSVIKLWPYIAVAASIAIILGIFLFNPNESFSTNFGEQLSVTLPDGSEMILNARSLASFDKENWKENRMVTLEGEAFFKVKKGSKFTVTTENGEVSVLGTQFNVQSQNSFFEVTCYEGKVSVTNKGNKKILTVGKGYRNLENTEPESWVFDIREPSWLSNTSSFRSTPIKYVFKELEEQYDLKIKTTEINLETIYTGTFPNNNKEVALRTVFSTLGMKYSVSKDSKTVVLEK; this is encoded by the coding sequence ATGTTAGACGATAAAAAAGATGATATATTCTTATCCAGGTGGATTAGCGGAGAGCTTTCTGAAGAGGAACTTCGTGAGTTTAAATCCCACCCTGAGTATGAGTATTATGTAAAAATAATGGCTGGCGCTGATGCTTTGAATCTAAAAGATTATGATGTAGAAAAAGAACTTTCTGCTTTAAAATCAAAATCGAGTTATACAGCAAAAGAAAAATCTAATTCGGTTATAAAATTATGGCCTTATATTGCGGTTGCCGCTTCGATTGCAATTATTCTGGGGATCTTTTTATTTAATCCCAATGAGTCTTTCAGTACGAATTTTGGAGAACAATTATCTGTAACATTACCAGATGGATCAGAAATGATTCTAAATGCTAGATCTTTAGCAAGTTTTGACAAAGAAAACTGGAAAGAAAACAGAATGGTAACCTTAGAAGGAGAAGCCTTTTTTAAAGTAAAAAAAGGAAGTAAATTCACTGTTACTACTGAAAACGGAGAAGTTTCTGTATTAGGAACCCAATTTAATGTGCAATCCCAAAATTCTTTTTTTGAAGTTACTTGTTATGAAGGTAAAGTTAGTGTTACTAATAAGGGAAATAAAAAAATCCTAACAGTAGGAAAAGGATATAGAAATCTTGAAAACACCGAGCCAGAAAGCTGGGTTTTTGATATCAGAGAGCCTTCTTGGCTTAGTAATACAAGCTCGTTTAGAAGTACACCTATCAAATACGTATTTAAGGAGCTTGAAGAGCAATATGATTTAAAAATTAAAACAACAGAGATAAATCTCGAAACTATATATACAGGAACTTTCCCTAATAATAATAAGGAAGTTGCTCTTAGAACAGTTTTTAGTACCTTAGGCATGAAGTATAGCGTATCGAAAGATAGCAAGACTGTGGTATTAGAAAAATAG
- a CDS encoding RNA polymerase sigma factor, producing the protein MRNYIYYKFGDLEQAEDIVQDAFIKLWNNCSKVSIDKAKSYVYTIATNLGISITRHQKVKFKYRDYITQRKTDVNHESPEFIALEKEYMEKLKNAIADLPERQREVFLLSRIDKKTYKEIAELSNVSVKAIEKLMHKALLTLRGKIGNI; encoded by the coding sequence TTGAGGAATTATATTTATTACAAATTTGGAGATCTCGAACAGGCAGAAGATATTGTTCAGGATGCATTTATTAAACTCTGGAATAATTGTTCTAAAGTATCTATAGATAAGGCCAAAAGTTATGTTTATACTATCGCGACCAATCTTGGTATTAGCATTACACGACATCAAAAAGTAAAGTTTAAATACAGAGATTATATTACACAACGTAAAACAGATGTCAACCACGAGTCCCCAGAATTTATCGCTCTTGAGAAAGAGTATATGGAAAAATTAAAAAATGCAATTGCCGATTTACCAGAACGCCAAAGAGAAGTGTTTTTGCTAAGTCGAATAGATAAAAAAACATATAAAGAAATTGCAGAGCTATCGAATGTTTCTGTAAAAGCTATAGAAAAATTGATGCATAAAGCATTATTAACACTAAGAGGAAAAATAGGAAATATTTAA
- a CDS encoding SusD/RagB family nutrient-binding outer membrane lipoprotein, with protein sequence MKKLLILITAVIIASCSDNLESLNENIKDPSSVPGETLFTGAQKNLVDQMVDLNVNNNNTKLWAQYLQETTYLQESQYDQVTRTIPATHWSVLYKDVLKDFDEAAKIIAETQYSLPADIETKANKLQVIEILTVYTYSILVETFGNVPYTEALDIDDLLPVYDDGETIYKDLIGRLSIAIDALDTSKGSFGAADNIYSGDTSLWKKFAASLKLRMGILLSDVDNAFARTTVEDAVTSGVFTSRADNANFTYLAAAPNTNPIHNNLVLSGRNDFVAAVTIIDMMNTLNDPRRPLYFLEVPGTGNYIGGGIGMTSDYDSHSHVSAQVEAATTPGIILDYAEVEFLLAEAAARTFAVGGTAKSHYDIAVVESIESWGGTNADALTYLAQPEVDYDTALAASTATTPWKEVIGNQKWIALFNRGIEAWTSIRLLDFPILATPDKPKSGFPNRYTYPVIEQTLNPTNWTTGSTAIGGDLAETKLFWDLN encoded by the coding sequence ATGAAAAAATTATTAATTCTAATTACAGCAGTAATTATAGCATCTTGTTCAGATAATCTCGAGAGTCTGAATGAGAATATTAAAGATCCATCTTCTGTTCCGGGTGAAACTTTATTTACAGGTGCACAGAAGAACTTGGTTGACCAAATGGTCGATCTAAACGTGAACAATAATAACACGAAGCTTTGGGCGCAATATTTACAGGAAACAACATATTTACAAGAAAGCCAATATGATCAAGTAACAAGAACCATTCCTGCTACACATTGGAGTGTTCTTTATAAAGATGTTTTAAAAGATTTTGACGAAGCTGCAAAGATTATTGCAGAAACGCAATATTCACTACCTGCTGATATTGAAACTAAAGCCAATAAACTTCAGGTAATAGAAATATTAACCGTTTATACCTATAGTATCTTAGTAGAAACTTTTGGAAATGTTCCCTACACAGAAGCTTTAGATATTGATGATTTATTACCAGTATATGATGATGGTGAGACGATTTATAAAGATCTTATAGGAAGACTTTCTATTGCTATCGATGCCTTAGATACGAGCAAAGGAAGTTTTGGAGCAGCCGATAATATTTATAGTGGTGATACATCGCTATGGAAAAAATTTGCTGCTTCCTTAAAACTAAGAATGGGTATTTTACTATCTGATGTAGATAATGCATTTGCTAGAACTACAGTAGAAGATGCTGTGACAAGTGGCGTATTTACCAGTAGAGCCGATAATGCTAATTTCACATATTTAGCAGCAGCTCCTAACACAAATCCTATTCATAATAATTTAGTTTTGAGTGGAAGAAATGATTTTGTTGCTGCAGTTACAATTATAGATATGATGAATACATTAAATGATCCCAGAAGACCCTTATACTTTTTAGAAGTACCTGGAACTGGCAACTATATTGGAGGAGGTATTGGTATGACCTCGGATTATGATTCGCATTCTCACGTATCCGCTCAGGTAGAAGCAGCTACAACTCCCGGTATAATTTTAGATTATGCAGAAGTTGAGTTTTTATTGGCCGAAGCTGCTGCGAGAACTTTTGCAGTGGGCGGAACAGCAAAAAGTCACTATGATATTGCTGTAGTAGAATCAATAGAAAGTTGGGGAGGAACAAATGCAGATGCCTTAACCTATCTTGCTCAACCAGAAGTTGATTACGATACTGCTTTGGCTGCAAGTACTGCTACAACCCCTTGGAAAGAAGTAATCGGTAATCAAAAATGGATAGCCTTATTTAATAGAGGTATAGAAGCCTGGACTTCAATCAGACTTTTAGATTTCCCAATATTAGCCACTCCTGACAAACCTAAGTCTGGCTTCCCAAACAGATATACATATCCTGTTATTGAGCAGACTTTAAATCCTACTAATTGGACCACTGGTTCTACTGCAATAGGTGGTGATCTTGCAGAAACAAAACTTTTCTGGGATTTGAACTAG
- a CDS encoding SusC/RagA family TonB-linked outer membrane protein: MKLLTKNMLILLTVLVTQFSVAQETPITGKVTDDGGTPLPGVNIIVKGSNSGTQTDFDGMYSLQASEGSTLVFSYLGFADQEVVVGTQKTINVQLEVTASQLEEIVVTALGISRDKKSLGYSTQEVDGEDLNRVKTANFVNSLSGKASGLQIKRNNNLGGSTNVVIRGNASLTGSNQALFVIDGVPINNTNSNSVGQANARGGYYDYGNAASDINPEDIESINVLKGAAASALYGSRAANGVIMITTKKGGKSKGLGITVSSGMTFGSIDKSTFAKYQTQYGAGYSSGFYQRDILGDGTADDRTVRYSHDASYGSPFDSSLLVYQWDALDPDSPNYRIATPWVNAKNGPITFFETPITIINSLSFDKGTDQGSYRLNYTKFDQTGIMPNSSIKKHNFSMSGSFKLSDKLTATGYANYIKTDGLGRNSTGYNDNITSMFKQWWQTNVDLKQQENIYFATRRNVTWNPASANAGSAPIYWDNPYWKRYENYQTDTRNRFLGNVSLNYKVTDWFDITGRVATDTYSELQEERRANGSVPTRFGVSRGNVDSGYGRRDIQNTETNYDLMFNFNKNLSDEFNIKGTLGTNIRRNHFQSIYASTSGGLSVPRLYSLQNSKGPLPLPVERDEKIGVDGVYASVSLGYKNMLFLDGTIRRDHSSTLPKDNSTFYYPSIAGSFVFSNLLNTDIISFGKIRANYAEVGNSAPFDFLYDSYIVNTPIGSASTSVGNVKKNPNLKPERTTSTELGLEMKLLQSRLGFDIAYYINNSIDQIFGVPVSRGTGYTSKILNAGEIENKGIELSVYGTPVQTQNFSWDVNVNWSKNENKVISLEDGIENLQLGDFQGGITINATIGQPYGVIYGTDYTYLNGQRIVDADGYYEKTTASNNVIGDTNPEWLMGISNKFNYKNIAFSFLIDIQKGGDIFSLDQYYGLGTGLYAETAFINDLGNPVRNTLADGGGFINPGVTADGSPNTTRLPGDEYTLFGSDGGFPDSAFVYDASYIKLREVSLTYTFPKKIIDRTFLSDVSFSVIGSNLWIIDKNIPHEDPEGGLSSGNLQGYSTGPLPTTRDIGFNLKLQF, from the coding sequence ATGAAATTATTAACTAAAAACATGCTAATACTTTTAACAGTATTAGTGACGCAATTTTCTGTTGCGCAAGAGACCCCTATTACAGGTAAGGTCACAGACGATGGTGGCACACCTTTACCTGGTGTAAACATTATCGTAAAGGGCAGCAACAGTGGAACTCAAACAGACTTTGATGGGATGTATTCGTTACAAGCTTCAGAAGGGAGTACTCTTGTATTCAGTTATCTTGGTTTTGCCGATCAAGAAGTTGTTGTCGGTACCCAAAAAACTATTAATGTACAATTAGAAGTCACCGCTTCTCAATTAGAAGAAATAGTAGTTACTGCACTTGGTATTTCTAGAGATAAAAAATCTCTGGGATATTCTACACAAGAGGTTGACGGAGAAGATTTAAACAGAGTGAAGACTGCAAATTTTGTAAACTCTCTTTCTGGTAAAGCTTCTGGTCTTCAAATTAAAAGAAATAATAACTTAGGAGGATCTACCAATGTTGTTATTAGAGGTAACGCTTCTTTAACAGGAAGTAATCAGGCTTTATTTGTCATTGATGGGGTTCCTATCAATAATACAAATAGTAATTCTGTAGGTCAGGCAAATGCTCGAGGTGGGTATTATGATTATGGAAATGCAGCATCAGATATTAATCCTGAAGATATAGAATCTATAAATGTTTTAAAAGGAGCAGCTGCATCTGCCCTTTATGGGTCAAGAGCCGCAAATGGAGTAATTATGATTACTACTAAAAAAGGAGGGAAATCTAAGGGATTAGGTATCACTGTAAGTTCTGGAATGACATTTGGATCTATTGATAAAAGTACATTTGCAAAATATCAAACGCAATATGGTGCAGGTTATAGTTCAGGTTTTTATCAACGAGACATTCTTGGTGATGGTACAGCAGATGATAGAACAGTTAGATATAGCCATGATGCTTCTTATGGATCTCCGTTTGATTCTAGCTTATTAGTATACCAATGGGATGCTTTAGATCCCGATTCTCCTAATTATAGAATAGCTACTCCTTGGGTAAATGCAAAGAATGGCCCTATTACCTTTTTCGAAACTCCAATAACCATTATAAATTCTCTATCATTTGATAAAGGAACTGATCAAGGTTCTTATAGGTTAAATTATACTAAGTTTGATCAAACTGGGATAATGCCTAACAGCTCTATAAAGAAGCATAATTTTTCTATGAGCGGAAGCTTTAAACTTAGTGATAAATTAACAGCCACAGGTTATGCAAATTATATCAAAACAGATGGTTTAGGTCGTAACTCTACAGGGTATAACGATAATATCACCAGTATGTTTAAACAATGGTGGCAAACCAATGTTGATCTAAAACAACAAGAAAACATCTATTTTGCTACAAGAAGAAATGTAACTTGGAACCCCGCCTCTGCTAATGCAGGTTCTGCTCCTATTTATTGGGATAACCCATATTGGAAACGATATGAAAATTACCAAACCGATACGAGAAATCGTTTCTTAGGTAACGTTTCTTTAAATTACAAAGTAACAGATTGGTTTGATATTACCGGTAGAGTTGCTACAGATACATATTCTGAATTGCAAGAGGAAAGAAGAGCAAATGGTAGTGTTCCTACTCGTTTTGGAGTTAGTAGAGGTAACGTAGATTCTGGTTACGGAAGAAGAGATATTCAAAACACAGAGACCAACTATGATTTAATGTTTAATTTCAACAAAAATTTAAGCGACGAATTTAACATTAAAGGAACTCTAGGAACTAATATCAGAAGAAATCATTTTCAATCTATTTATGCATCTACCAGTGGTGGATTGAGTGTACCTAGGTTATATTCTTTACAAAACAGTAAAGGCCCTCTTCCTTTACCAGTTGAAAGAGATGAAAAAATTGGAGTAGACGGCGTGTATGCTAGTGTATCTTTAGGATATAAAAACATGTTATTTTTGGATGGTACAATAAGAAGAGATCATTCTTCAACACTACCTAAAGATAATAGTACATTCTATTATCCATCCATTGCAGGTAGTTTTGTTTTTTCTAATCTTTTAAATACAGATATTATTTCATTCGGTAAGATCAGAGCAAATTATGCAGAAGTGGGTAACAGTGCTCCTTTTGACTTTTTATATGATAGCTATATTGTAAATACACCTATTGGAAGTGCAAGCACTTCAGTTGGTAATGTAAAAAAGAATCCAAATTTAAAACCTGAAAGAACAACAAGTACAGAGCTTGGTTTAGAGATGAAACTTTTACAAAGTAGACTTGGGTTTGACATCGCATATTATATAAACAACTCTATAGATCAAATTTTTGGAGTACCTGTAAGTAGAGGAACAGGATACACTTCTAAAATATTAAATGCAGGAGAAATTGAAAACAAAGGTATTGAGTTATCTGTATACGGAACTCCTGTACAAACACAAAACTTTAGCTGGGATGTGAATGTAAACTGGTCTAAAAATGAAAATAAAGTAATTTCCTTAGAAGACGGTATCGAAAACTTACAACTAGGTGATTTTCAGGGAGGCATAACAATAAATGCTACTATAGGACAACCTTATGGAGTTATTTACGGTACTGATTATACTTATTTAAATGGTCAGAGAATTGTTGACGCTGATGGATACTATGAAAAAACTACTGCATCTAACAATGTAATTGGTGATACAAACCCAGAATGGTTAATGGGTATTTCTAATAAGTTTAACTATAAAAATATTGCTTTTAGCTTTTTAATTGACATTCAGAAAGGTGGAGATATATTCTCTTTGGATCAATACTATGGTTTAGGTACTGGTTTATATGCTGAAACTGCTTTTATAAATGATCTTGGAAACCCTGTAAGAAACACCTTAGCAGATGGTGGAGGCTTTATTAATCCAGGTGTTACCGCTGATGGTTCTCCAAATACCACAAGACTTCCAGGAGATGAATATACTCTTTTTGGATCGGATGGAGGTTTTCCTGACTCGGCTTTCGTTTACGACGCTAGTTATATAAAATTACGAGAAGTTTCTCTAACATATACTTTTCCTAAAAAAATAATTGACCGCACCTTTTTAAGTGATGTATCTTTTAGTGTAATTGGTTCTAATCTTTGGATTATTGATAAAAATATTCCTCATGAAGATCCTGAAGGAGGTTTAAGCTCTGGTAATTTACAAGGATATTCTACTGGACCTTTACCAACAACTAGAGACATAGGTTTCAACTTAAAATTACAATTTTAA
- a CDS encoding acyl-CoA thioesterase: protein MKYHTRKIVKPGDLNSNETLFGGRLLEWIDEEAALYAIIQLQNRRVVTKFMSEINFVSSAVQGDIIEIGMDVVKFGNTSLILKCEVRNKLTRKTIIKVENITVVNLDVNGKPVSHGKTKVVHEKKELPQN, encoded by the coding sequence ATGAAATATCACACCAGAAAAATTGTAAAACCAGGCGATTTAAATTCTAATGAGACGTTATTTGGAGGTAGATTATTAGAATGGATAGATGAAGAAGCGGCATTGTATGCAATTATACAATTACAAAATAGAAGGGTAGTGACCAAATTTATGTCTGAAATCAATTTTGTAAGCTCTGCGGTACAAGGTGATATTATTGAAATAGGAATGGATGTCGTGAAATTTGGAAATACTTCTTTAATTCTTAAATGTGAAGTGAGGAATAAATTAACACGCAAAACAATTATTAAGGTAGAAAATATAACGGTGGTTAATCTTGATGTCAATGGAAAACCAGTGTCACACGGTAAAACTAAGGTTGTACACGAAAAAAAAGAACTACCTCAGAACTAG